TATgttagaattttaaattaaaaaataaaacaaataatattatttaggGATGTTTAGTGTTTTTAATTTGATGGGTGTTAAAGTATCATCCCCCTTATCTTAAATATACCAATGAGGACCTgatttgcaatttttttttcatatctagccaaaaatacaaaaacacaTTTCTGAAAATTTATCAACTGTTAGGAGAAGAACTCGATAGGCTATAACATATTAACCATAAgtataatattagtaatatttttccCTTCCACAGTCCATACTTAATGGGAGAAGAAGTTTCACAAGTTCTGGGAACTGAAGCATTAGAAAAACAAATGTTACCACAGTGTCATAAATTGGAGACATTTGATCACACAATGTCATTGAGCTCAAGTAAGACCAAATCCTCATAGATGTGTTCATCATGAGATCCCTCTGAACAATTTCCTTCATTGCCTTACTTTGGTCTCCCACTTCCCTTTTTCGTAAAACTAAAATCCATGCAATTTACTCTCCTCACTAGTACTTCCAGTACTCTTCTTATGTCAAACCACTTTCACCGATTTCCTAACATCATTTCTTCATCCAGTTTCCAATCAATATCTCCTCAAATACTTGCATTTTGAATACTAAAGAAGGTATTACCTTAAACTACAAAAGAAAATTGCACATAATGGAAGTCCGGTAGGTCCAACCTGGAGAACTGCAATCACAGTATGCCCTCTTGTTGGATTGTATAACATTCGGACAACTGGAGCACCAATGTTAAGAGTAGAAATCTTGCTTCCTGTTAATGCATCAAATTCTGCAGACATGGAAACAGACTAAGTAGGAACACATTTGCCAAAAATAtgtcaaaaagaaaataatgcaGCAAAAAAAATTGGCAGATCTACCCAAACGGTTGATTCCCAAGTGCAtcaagttaaatttttttatcagttaaATAAAAGAGAGCATTTGAGATGACACAATCCATATACAAAATGTAAAGATTAACAAGTTGGCACAAGACAACAAACCAACAAAAACAAGAGAACAAACATGTGAATACTTAAAAACGTAAAAACATGAAGCAAATACACTTCATAAGTTTTCCAGTACCCAATTCCTCATTTTACCAAAAATTAGTAGAAAATCCAAACCAAAACTAAACAAAACACATAAGCTCCAACATTTGTTTGGATACCACCCCCAAGAGAGCTCCAAAGGCTAGGTGCATGAAAACTCGGATATAATGGATCAACAATGAGGGCTGCTTTTATCAGTACATTCCTTTGGAAATGAAAGCTTCAAGATAAGTTAAGCAATGTTTAGCAGGCATTACGCTATGGTGGTTTACAGAGTTATTTAGTTAGGATTTTCTTATTTTAGACGGGCTTTTTACTTATTATTAGTGAACAAAGACTTTAAATGTATCATTGTTTTAAGTTTAGTTATGAATGAGCTAACCAATTCTTCCATCAAAATAATGGTTCATACTTTGCCTTGTTGCATTGCTTCTCACATGTTATAAGTAATGATACAGACGCATCGTGTATTCGTTTCCCAAATCTAATAATATCCCAAGAGAGAGTGACAATACAGTGAGGTACTCACCAACTATGAAGGTTCCGATGGCGACGGCAACGAGTGCCTGATGAGGATGGAAGGTAGCAGCATGTGGCTGCAGAGGTCTCACGCCAAGCCCAACATGGCGCAGATCAAGATGCTGCAATGTTGTCCACTCCATGGACACGGTTCCACCTACGATTTCATCCTTACCTGTAGAGTTTAGAATACCGAATGGAGAAGAGGATGCAGACCTTGATCGGGTTCAGAAAAGGCTAGAATGGTAGCAAGAACAACTCGTAACTGTAAAATGGATATCCAACAGTAATGAACTGCAAAATAGCGCCACCCAACGACCAGGTCCTATTTAAAAAGTTTccatcaaatttataaaatccattatttttattgatttttataattttatatttggtaatttttttatttaggaaGTTAATCgaatttaaaagagaaaaaaatgtatatGAAAAAGTAGTTACAAAATATATAGTATGATTTTGTGTATTCCAATTAAGTAGCTTTAGAGTATGTTTGGATTGAGAGATATGATGTTtgaggatttgagggagtgaatGTCTGAGGATATGATGTGGAAAAAGTGAGGTTATTTCGGTGTGTTAGAATGAATGCGTGATAAATGTTTATGCAAGTTTGTGAGTGATAGAATAACTGTAAaagaatttattaaaaaataaacaactttcaCGTATtcatagatttaaaaattataattaaaaaatgaatatgtATTAAATGTAATAGGTATATAATTAACAGACAGTAAAGAAAAAATTCCATATATTAAGTAAAATCTCACATATAAAACTATaataaattaagttaaaaacACAGTTATTTTTCACTATGTTATGGATTTAGGTGGTGTATTACTTAtagaaaaattgtaaaattatatatttgaagttttgaaaGTATGGGGATAAGTGATGAAGTGGATGTGGATCTAACAAAAGAAAGCATATTGTGAGTGAGAGAGGCATGTGTTAGAAGGCCCCATGTCTCTCTGTCCTTCCAGCTACAATTATAGTTTGGGCCATATCCATTATTAAAGTACActctctcttctttttctttccacTAATGGAATTCTCCACACCCTTCACATTTCATACTAATAAAGGAATGTTACGTAACCTCCTGAAAATGACAAACCCCCCActcttcttctccatcttccttTTCAGGATAAAGACATCCATATATATCTTCCTTAAAGCTTAAACAACAAACTCAAAAACAAATATTCTAACTCTTCCTTTCATTAACAAAACTTAGCATATAGTTGGTTGAAGATGATAAGAAGCACCGCAAACTCTACCTCCTCCCGAGGCATTGCTGCTATAGTCGGTGTGGGTCCCAAGCTGGGTCGTTCCATCGCCCGCAACTTCGCTCACCATGGCTACACTGTTGCCATTCTCGCTCGCGATCTAGGCTcgttcatattattattattaatattccaTATATATAAACTCTGGTATCATGTATAAATAgtatggtgatgatgatgatgtatATTTACAGGTAGATTGTCGAGAGTGGCGGAAGAAATAGCGAGGGAAGAGAAAGCACAGGTGTTTGCCATACGTATAGATTGTTCCGACTCCAAGAGCGTGAGGGATGCATTCGAAGGAGTTCACTCCCTCGGATTCGTGGAGGTTCTTGTCTATAATGCTAACTACCAACCCCTCTCTCCCCACCCCGTCTCCTTCCATCACATCCATCTCGACACTTTCCAAAATTCAGTGGCGGTTTCCGCCGTCGGTGCCTTCCACTGCGCTCAACAGGTTCTCTTCTCTTCCTTGGCCCTGACAAATTAGCTAGGTTTGTCCTATATACCAGTGGTGTTTAAGATTTTTGAGGCGGTGGAACGAATGAATCAGGTGTTGAAGGGAATGGTGGAAAGAGGGAAGGGCACGATCCTTTTCAGTGGGCGTTCTGCCTCAGTAAATGCCATAGCTGGATACTCCCAAATATGTAAATGAACAAGCATGAATTTGATTGTTAGCACCAAATCCAGTTGTTTTGATAAATTGAATGAATGAATATAATGTTGGGACAGGCTGTGGGAAGTTCGCGTTGAGAGCACTAGCACAATGCTTGGCGAGGGAATTTCAACCTCAGGGAGTGCACATAGCACATGTAATCATTGACGGTGTTGTTGCCCCACCCAGGTTCGTTTTTGTTCTTCATCGGTCAATATATTCCCATATTCAACTCCTGCTTTTCCCATCTTTATGCATGCATGCGTCAACATATAACATCCCTCCGCCCCAAAAAGGAAACATATCTATGCATGAATATATATTGAATCGATGAATAATGCTACAGAGTTTGTATTAGGTTTATAATTAATCGCATGTTTTGGTCGTGCATGTATAGTTATTGTCGGAGAAAATCAGGTTCAGTTGGGGATGAAAGCATAAGCAGTAGAGAGGATGAGGGCACAGTGGACCCAGATGCCGTGGCTCAAACATTTTGGCACTTGCACATTCAGGACCGAACCGCTTGGACCCAAGAAATGGACCTGCGTTCCAACACTGCTACATTCTTCCAAGCTTCTTCCTCTGTTGTACAATGAATTATTAAGGACCAATTTCCCATTTTTAATGTTTCATTTTCTCCTAATTGTTCTTTAGGAGAACGTATATGATATTTCTTTGTAGCTCTAATAAGAGAAGCTTTTTGCTTTTGGCACTGTACTAAACTTTGATTATAATGATCATCAGGTAATCATTACTGTTATATTTGTATGGTGAGATATGTAATTAAAGAAGGAAGAAATTAAGATTTAGATATACAAATGATTTTGGTGCTGTCGAACCCAATGATTATATCGAGAAAAGGGTCGATAATAATGGATCCAGTTGCAGCAGAAGTGGTGGAGCATGGTATGGGCCCAGCATTGGAAAAGGGTGCATGGATAGAAGCACCGCTTCGTGTTCTTTCCTACCACACATAAACTCTATTCACAATTAAAGAAGTAAAATG
The sequence above is a segment of the Phaseolus vulgaris cultivar G19833 chromosome 2, P. vulgaris v2.0, whole genome shotgun sequence genome. Coding sequences within it:
- the LOC137810131 gene encoding uncharacterized protein produces the protein MIRSTANSTSSRGIAAIVGVGPKLGRSIARNFAHHGYTVAILARDLGSLSRVAEEIAREEKAQVFAIRIDCSDSKSVRDAFEGVHSLGFVEVLVYNANYQPLSPHPVSFHHIHLDTFQNSVAVSAVGAFHCAQQVLKGMVERGKGTILFSGRSASVNAIAGYSQICCGKFALRALAQCLAREFQPQGVHIAHVIIDGVVAPPSYCRRKSGSVGDESISSREDEGTVDPDAVAQTFWHLHIQDRTAWTQEMDLRSNTATFFQASSSVVQ